The DNA segment TAGATTGGGGTACTATATTAAGgggaatatttttcacatgtataaaaatttttttttgaattttggCTGCAAAGGGAataagtatattttttttgttgtagtAGTTATttaaagtaatttttttacaattttcattttttttagaaggggggggggatgggAAAAATTATATCCTTTTAAAAGGACGAAAGGAAGAATAGTATCTTGTGGGGGTAGAAAAgtaatcttttctttttttttctctcttaagGGGAGGGGAGGAGATGAAAAGGATCCTTTTTAtaggaagggagaaagaaaataatctcttcttagaggaaggaagaaagcaaaataatccttcttaagggaagggaaggaatgaagaagtaatctcttctcttttattctctTAAGGgcgtgaaggaaaaataggcaaaataatcttcataaaggaagaagaaagaagtaatctcttcttttttattctcttaaaggagtgaaggaaaaataggcaaaataatcctcatagaggaagaagaaaggagtaatctcttcttttttattctcttaagggagtgaaggaaaaataggcaaaataatcttcatagaggaagaagaaaggagtaatctctttctttttttctcttaagagaaggaaggagaagaaataatccttcttttttttcttaagggaagcaaggaaggaagtaatgtcttctttttttttcttaaaggagtaaaggaaaagaagaaaatattcttcttgaggaaaagaagcaagGGAgtaatccttctttttttcttaaaagaaggagaaaaaaataatctcttcttttttttctctcttaagTGGAggagaagggcaaaataatcctccttggaggaagaaaaataaaagggcaaaataatctcttcttagaggggaaggtaaggagtagtagggaaaaataatctcatcttaaggggaaggataaggagtagtagggcaaaaataatctcctcctaaagaaaaaggagggggcaaaataatccttcttggaggaaggagaagaaaataatccttcttaagggaaggagaaagaagaaatctcttcttttttttttctattacgggaagggagagagaaaataatCCTTCTTGGGGGAGGGGAtaaagcaaaataatccttcttggaggaagggagaaagaagaaatctcttcttttttttctctcttaaaGTGAATGGGAGGAACGAAAgagcagaaaaaagaagaagaaagaagggagaataagggaagaaagaaaaagttctGGGTGTAAAAGTCAGATTcggggtattggaatgaggttcagggtataagaataaagtttttaggggtgtttgaatgaggtttcaggggtgtccgaataaggtttaggggttagcTTCAGTTTAGTAtaggaggggaaaggaaaatctcCTCGAAGACAGGAAGGCAAAGCGGATTCTACGCAGAGACAAACCGGACagcagggaaaaaaaaccgGAGACGCCGTTCAACCAGAAACTACACAGACCAACCGGATAGTGGGGACTAACTcgacaagaaaaaagaaaagaagtaaagaggaaagagaaataaaCGATTACGTCCAAGACGAAGAcggaataaaattattaattttaattcTATAGGATTACATTAATTCTGTACTACGAATAATTCACAAACATGGCAAAGAAGTTCGCTGGAGTATTGGGAGAATGGTACAGGAGTACGGGTCAAAAGGGCGACCACGCCTCTTATGTAAGTAATTACAATACAATCTTTCCCCcaattaccaaaaaaaaaaaaagggggggggattgATTGTGGGATTGTTGATGCTGGGGACGTATAGATAaatgtccaaaaaaaaaataaaaaaaagatggaCAATGTGGAACGGACGAACTACCACCACAAGCGTCCAACGTATTACCACAGCACAGAGTTGcagagagaataaaaaaaaaagaaaagaaaaaatgtttgcaaacaaaatgagaaatataagtggaagaaagaattttttttttttttttcttttcttcctctttttttttcaagaacaaataaaaaggaaaaaaaaaaaaaataataatgttcttaaaaaaaaagaagaatgttttttttttttttcaataaaaaataaaaggggggaaaaaaaaaggtgaataaGGCAGTACGCGATTTGTACTATTTTTGATTcagggtgtatgtgtaagatttcgcatttaggttgtggcatttaatattttacggtgtatgcgtaatttaatattttacggtgtatatgtgtaggatttcgcacttttaggttgtgggatttataatattttacggtgtatatgtgtacgatttcacatttaggttgcgggatttaatattttacaggtgcacgtgtaagatttcgcatttttcggttgcgcgatttaatatttttcggcgtatatgtgtaggatttggTATTTaagttgtgggatttaatattttatggtgtatatgtgtaagatttcgtatttagttttgcgggatttaatattttacggtgtatatgtgtaagatttcgcatttaggttgcgggatataatatttttgggTGTAtacgggatttaatattttacggtgtatatgtgtaagatttcgcatttaggttgcgggatataatatttttgggTGTAtacgggatataatattttacggtgtatatgtgtaggatttcgtatttatgttgcgggatttataatattttacagtgtatatgtgtaagatttcgcatttttaggttgcgggatttaatattttgcggtgtacatgtgtaagatttcttATTTATGTTGCgcgatataatatttttacggtgtatgtgaaagatttcgcatttaggttgtgggatttaatattttacggtgtatatgtgtaagatttcgtatttaggttgcgggatataatattttagaGTTGTATGTgaaagatttcgcatttaggttgggggatataatatttttacggtgtatatgtgtaatatttcgcaCTTCGGttacgggatttataatattttacggtgcatatgtgtaagatttcgtatttaggttgcgggattttatattttacggtgtacgtgtaggatttcgcatttaggttgcgggatttaatattttataggtgcatgtgtaagatttcgtatttagttttgcgggatttaatattttacaggtgtatatgtgtaacatttcgcatttttaggttgcgggatttaatattttacggtgtatatgtgtaagatttcgtatttaggttgtgggatttaatatttttacggtgtatatgtggaagatttcgcatttaggttgtgggatttaatattttacggtgtatatgtgtaagatttcgtatttaggttgcgggatataatattttagaGTTGTATGTgaaagatttcgcatttaggttgggggatataatatttttacggtgtatatgtgtaatatttcgcaCTTCGGttacgggatttataatattttacggtgcatatgtgtaagatttcgtatttaggttgcgggatgtaatattttacggtgtatgttgaagatttcgtatttaggttgcgggatttataatattttacggtgtagatgtgtaagatttcgtatttaggttgcgggatttataatattttacggtgtagatgtgtaagatttcgtatttaggttgcgggatttataatattttacggtgtagatgtgtaagatttcgtatttaggttgcgggatttataatattttacggtgtatatgtgtaggatttcgtatttaggttgcatgatttaatattttacgatatatgtgtaagatttcgcattcaGCTTTGCGtgttttaatattttgcggtgtatatgtgtaagatttcgtatttaggttgcgggatttataatattttacggtgtatacgGGATATAATAGTTtgcggtgtatgtgtaagatttcgcatttaggtttgcgggatataatattttacggtgtatacgggatataatattttgcggtgtCTGTGttagatttcgtatttaggttgcaggatttaatattttgcgaTGTATGTGtgagatttaatattttacgctgtatatgtgtaatatttcgtatttaggttgcgggatttataatattttacggtgtatatgtataagatttcgtatttttaggttgcgagatttataatattttacggtgtatatatgtaggatttcgtatttaggttgcgggatgtaatatttttttggcggtgcatgtgtaagatttcgtatttttaggttgtgggatataatatttttacggagtatatgtgtaggatttcgcattctttagggtttaaggttccaGGTTATAAGAACAGCAATATATGACCTGGTATTTAAATGATTTAGggggatgtttttttttttttttaaaaaaaaaaaataatataaaaaagaagaaaaaaaaaagtgtgtgttcttaaaaaaaaggaaggatgttttttttttttctataaacagaaggtgtcctttcaccccccaaaaaaaaaaaaaagcgcaaatgtgcatatgcattaCCTTACTAtattgggaaaaaagaaaaaaaaaaaaaaaaaaagtggagggtagaggatgatgaggaggttGAGGTTGTGGAGAGTCAGGTTCggggtttaggtgtaagattccagggtattagaagtcaaattccgggtttaggaataaaggttttagggtataggagtaaggttacGGCGTTAGGATGAAGTTTtaaggggtattagaataagattcttgaggtgttagaataaggttttatggtataggagtaaggttgtagggtataggaataaggtattaggggtataggaataaaggtttcaggggtatagAAATAAGAATTGGAAGTATAGGAagtaggttttagggttataggagtaaggttcgaGGGTTAGCATTAGTTGagtaagggggaaaggaaaaactcctcgaacacaaagaccggatacgacTCCAGCCGGATGGAAGGAGGAAACCGGAAACTACGGACCacacaaaaaggaggaataagaaaaaaagaacatactAAATCTACATACACCAAACCTATGCACAGAATATATCCACACACCGCAATTTGATTCTTCTATTCTTCCATCTTTTCCATCTTCGTAGCCGAAAATTGCATCCAACAGAACAAGGACGGCACCAATGGCATGGATTTATGTAAACACTTCCAATGTGTATCCGAAGGATGgttaaaacagaaaaaaggaaacagtGGCGCAACTCTATCAGCATCTgactgggtaaggaaagaaccattacacatatacatatatacatataaatacatatacacttatatatacatgtatatgtacgtatgtatatacgtatacatatatatatataatatatatatatatatatatatagatatatatatatatatattttaactaTAGACTGATGTATGGGACGAAGCAAAGAGGGAACTCACCGAACTTGGCAAAGCCAGAACTGGGAAGAAGGGACAATTTGAAACCTACTGCACAGACCTGAAGGAagataaggaaggaaaggaggcttgcctccttatagcagcaggattaaaaagtCTCTACAACATTACTGATAATGACCCCGTTAAGGCATCGTTCCAAAGAACGATGcgttgtgttttattaaGGCATCGTTCCAAAGAACGATGcgttgtgttttattaaatgctaTTGCAGATAAGCTACTTACATTGCCATGTAAGGATGAGAAGAATGTAGACAAGGGAATAAATGAAGCTTTTACGAATAAAAATAGTGATATTAAGCGCAGTACCGCTTGCGGTACTAATGATAAGTGTTTCACATGCGGTAGAGTAACCTTACAGGATCTCGAATCTTGTAAGCTAGACTCCGGGGGCACTGATCAGAatgtaaagaagaagatagaAGAGGAAGTGCTAAAGAAGGACGgcgaaggaatgaaagaaatgaCTAAAATTTGGGACCAATCTATAAAagacatatgtaagtaaaccCCAACCCACAACCACCCCACCATACACTAACCCACAACCACCACATCcgaatgttggttgtgttggtaccactacaaaatgttggtaccaacactaCCAAAGACTATTGGTACTaatggttgtgttggtaccaacacaacacaacatactaacacaaccacaacacaacgtacaaacacaaccacaacacaaccacaacacaaccacaacacaacaacaacacaaccacaacacaaccacaacacaaccacaacacaaccacaacacaaccacaacacaaccacaacacaaccacaacacaaccacaacacaaccacaacacaaccaacatactgacataaccaacctactaacataaccaacatactaacacaacacaacatactaacacaaccaacctactaacataaccacaacacaacaacaacaacaacaacaacaacaacaacaacaacaacaacaacaacaacaacaacaacaacaacaacaacaacaacaacaacaacaacaacaacaacaacaacaacaacaacaacaacaacaacaacaacaacaacaaaaacaacaaaaacaacaacaacaacaaaaacaacaacaacaacaacaaaaacaacaaaaacaacaacaaaaacaacaaaaacaacaaaaacaacaaaaacaacaaaaacaacaaaaacaaaaacaaaaacaataacattatatatatatatatatatatatatatatatatatatgtatgtacatatgtatgtgtctaTGTGTTTGTCTGTGTCTGCTTATAGGTAAACCATGTAAAGAGAATAACTTCTGCGGAAATCTTAAATGTGTTATAaataaatgggaagaaaggaatagCAGAAAATCAACCGGAACGACTACCTGGGTAAGGAATGTGTGGTCGTGATTGTGGTCATGGTTTAGTGTGCTGTGCTCATGGTGGAATGGAAAccataacatccataacaacatccataacacccataacaataataacatcaacaacatccataacattcataacatcaataacatcgacaatatatatattcatatatacgtacgtatatgtatatgtatatgtatatatatgtatatatgtatatatgtatatatgtgtacatatatgtagacatgcatatatgtatatgtatatgtatatatgtatatatgtatatatatatatatatatgaatatatgtatgtatatgtatatatgtatgtatgtatttatgtatatatgtatatatatactcacCTGTAGGACGCAATGAGGAACGACGTTGGCGAGGTTTTAAATGAACTGCTTAACCGCATGAAAGACACTGCGAAGTGGAATAGGCTTACGGAATACTGCAACGACAGTAGTTGGGGTAATGATGCCCATGGTGAAGCCAATAAAACTGCTTGCAAGATGGTTGCAGCCGGGCTGCAACATATTTCCAGTATTCAGTTCGAGTATGACTCCAGTTCAAACCAAAACCCCTATGATAAGCAAGAGTTTCAACAATTCGTTTCTTGCTTAATGTTAAAAGCCGtcgtacaaaaaatgaaagaacaaaGTCCCATTTGTTACATAGAACCCGGCATAAAGAGGGCATTTGAGTCTGCAGACAAAATTAAACGAGAAAAATGCACTAATAAGAATCCTTGCATTGAATGCAAATTGGAAGACCTTGACCAAATGAATCCTTGCAGGATTAGCACCAAAGACAATGCTACTGTGAAG comes from the Plasmodium knowlesi strain H genome assembly, chromosome: 3 genome and includes:
- a CDS encoding SICAvar, type I (fragment), with the protein product MVQEYGSKGRPRLLSENCIQQNKDGTNGMDLCKHFQCVSEGWLKQKKGNSGATLSASDWTDVWDEAKRELTELGKARTGKKGQFETYCTDLKEDKEGKEACLLIAAGLKSLYNITDNDPVKASFQRTMRCVLLRHRSKERCVVFY